AGCGCCGGAGTCGCGCCGAGCGCGAGCACGCCGTCGTACGACGCGGGGCCGATCACCCTCGACCCCGACGCCCCGCAGGGCGCCGCCCCCGGCATCGTGTGGGCGGACGGCACCACGATCCACCTCGAGGACGGCACGTCGTTCGTGCTGCCGGACGACGGCTTCGACACGGTGCTCGACGTGGAAGCGATCGGCGACCGCGTCGCCGTCACCCGCCACGACCCGTCCGTCGTGGCCTGGGCGCCACGCCTCTCGATCTTCGATCGCGCCGGCACCCAGCTCGGGTGGACCGGTCTCGGTGGGGCCTCCGACGGCGACCTCGTGGCGGACGACGCCCACGAGAAGGTGGCCGTGCTGCAGCGCGGTCAGGTCTCCGTGATCGAGGCCGGCCGCCCGACCTGGACCCGCCTCGACCTCCCGGCGGCCGACCCCGTCGGGGACACCCGGCGCATCGGCGCGGTCACCGGCACCTCCTGCGCCGAGGGTGACTGCCGGGTCTACGTCTCGAACGGCGACGTGAGCCACCGGCTCTCCCCGGGCCAGGCGCCGCGGTGGATGTGGACGCCTCAGACCCTCGTCGACGCCCGCGAGACGGCCGGCAACGACCAGCTGCTGGGCCTGCTCGACCGGGACGAGGAGGTCGACCCCGAGTTGCTCTTCTGGGGCATCACCGACGAGGACAACGCCCTCGCGTGGGGCCAGCAGGACTACGGCGTGCTGTCGTTCTCGCCCGACGGCAGCCTGGTGCTCGGCGACGACGCCTACCGCGACGGCGCCGGCTCCGGCACGCTCGCCTTCCTCGACAGCGCCACGGGCGAGCCGGTCACCGCGTTCGAGCCCGCGGACGGCTGGTGGGTCGCCGGCACCGCGTGGGAGGACGACGACCACGTGCTCGCGCAGCTCACCGACGCCGCCGACACGCTGGTGACGGTGCGCGTCGGCACCGACGGCTCGGTCGAGCACGTGCACACCGGTGGCTGGGACGTCGTGCTGGGCAGCTGACGCGGAGCCCGACTGGCATGGGGGCCGCCGACGCGGTGTGACCTTCGATAAGGTAAGCCTCACCTAAACTCGAATCCCTCGCGGGACCGAAGAACGAGGTTCAGCCCCCATGCCTGCTCCATCCCACTCCCTCGCACGTCGCGCCCGTGCCGCGGTCCTCACGATGATCGCCGTCGCCGGACTCGCCGGGTGCGGCGGCGATCCAGCCGACGCCCGTCAGGACTCCGCGGCGACCCGGACGGTCACGGACTACTTCGGCGAGGTCGAGGTTCCCGCCGAGCCGCGACGGGTCGTCGCCGCCGACCCGATCTCGCTGTCGCTCATGCTCTCGCTCGGCGTGGAGCCGGTCGCTGCTTCCTTCAACCCGCTCTCCCTGCCCGCGCACCTGAGCGGGGACGACACGGAGATCGAGAACATCGCGGGCGAGGAGGGCGGCTTCGACCCGAGCCTCGAAGGCATCCTCGCCCAGGAACCCGACCTCGTGATCGTCGCTGCCGGCTACGACGGCGAGGGCGACGACGCGTGGAACAAGGAGACCTACGACCGCATCGCCGCCACCGGCATCCCGACCTTCGGCTACGCCTACAACGACGGCGTCTCCCTCGAGGACGTCGACCACGGCCTCTCGGCGGTGGCCACGGCCCTCAACGAGGAGGCGACCGCCGCGACCGTGATGGGCGAGCTGACCGACCGGATGGAGGAGCTGCGCGAGCGGGTCGCCGCGGCGGGTCTCGCGGACGACCCTGTCTCCGCCGTGCGCCTCAGCGCCGACGGGCAGTACTCGGTCCGGGTCGGCACCGGCGAGAGCATCGCGTTCCGTGCGCTCGGCATGACGCAGCCCGAGGGTCAGCAGGACCCGAGCGCCTTCCGCATCGACCTGTCCGAGGAGAACCTGGGCGAGCTCGCCTCCGCGGACGCGCTGTTCGTCTACACCGACGAGGGCGCCGAGGCGGAGCGGGACGCCATCAGCTCCTCCCCGCTCTGGCCCACCCTGCCCGCCGTCCGGGACGACCGCGTCCACTGGGTGCTGGCCAGCGTCTGGAACGCGTCGGACCCGATCGGTCTCGGCATGATCCTCGACGACATCGAGATGCTCTTCATCGAGCCGGCCGAGCGCTGATCGCATGCCGACCACAACCTCGACGACCGGCTACCTCACCGCCCGGGTGCTGGAGGCCGCGCGACTCTCGCCGTCGTTTATCCGTGTCGTCCTCGCGGACACCGGCGACGGGCGCCCCGCGACGAGCGGGGTGCCCGACGAGATCGTGCACCTCTACTTCCCCGCCGCCGGGGAGAGCGCGCCGCCGCCGATGACGGAGGTCGACGGCGTGCTCGCCCACCACGACCCCGACGACGCCCGCGTCGCCCGGAACTACACGGTGCGCCGGTGGGAGCAGGGCCGCATCACCATCAACTTCGTCGACCACGGCACCGGGACCGCCGTCGAGTGGGCGCGGAGCGCACGTCCGGGCATGCAGCTCGGCGTCTGGGGCACGCGCGCCTGGTACCAGCCCCCCGCCGACACCCGGTGGATGCTGCTCGTCGCCGACCTCACCGGTGTGCCGGCGATGCTGCGGATCCTCGAGCAACTGCCGCTCGGTGTCGAGGCACGCGCGATCGCGGAGGTCGCCCACCCGGCCGACCGGCTCCCGACGGAGGGGCCGCACCAGGTCGACTGGCGCATCGCCGGCAATGGCCGCGCACCCTCCGTGCTCCCCACTGCGGCGGCGGAGTGGGACGCGCCGGACGGGCCCGGCTACGTGTGGTTCGCCGGTGAGGCCTCCGCCGGCCGGGCCATCCGCAAGCAGGTCCGCGGCCTCATCCCCTCCAGCCGCCAGGCCATCGTCGGCTACTGGCGGGACGACAAGGAGGCGTGGCTCGATCGCTACCAGCTCGTCTCCGACGACCTCATCGCCCGCTACGACGAGCTGTCGGGCGAGGGCCTGAGCGATGCCGAGGCCGAGCTCCGCTGGGACGAGATCCTCGAGCAGGCCGGGCTCTGAGGCGAGCTGCTCAGATCACGACGCCCACGTCGTCGCGCACGATCCGCTTCATCGCGCGCTCGGCCACCGCGGCGATCGTCATCGAGGGATTGCACGCCGCGGCCGTCCCCGGCAGCAGTGCACCGTCCAGCACGTACAGCCCCTTCTGCCCCAGCACCCGCCCCTCCAGGTCGCACGCCTCGCCCATGTTGACCCCACCGAGCGGGTGCCACGTCGAGGGCACGAGCGCGTTGGTGTCCACCAGCACCGACCCCAGCCCGGCGATCTGGTGCGCGCGGGGCGCGATCGCGCCGTACTGCACCGCGTGGTCGCCCTCGGGCAGCCAGCGGAGGTTGGCGGAGTCGGTGAGGCCGTCGTAGGCGAAGTGCCCGCGCGCGGCGCTCACCCCGTAGCCGACCATCATCGTGCTGCGCGGGTCGAGGTCGAGCCCGGCGATGCCGATGGGCGGGATCGACGCCTGGATGATCGTGGTGGCGCGCGCCGGGTCCGACCAGTCCTTGCTGCCGAAGACGACGGGGCCGCCCTGCGGCGTACCGAACCCGCGCAGCGGGTCCGACCACACGTAGATTCGGTCGGCGTTGGTGCCCCAGCCGCGGCCCACGGCGTCGGGGAGGTCGGGAATCGCGCCGGTCGCGGCGGCGCGCACGAGCATCTTGGTCGTACCGACGCTGCCGGCACCCATGACGAGCGTGGGCGCGGTGAGCACGACGGTCTCCTGGCGGGTGCCGCGGAGATCGGTGCGCGCGGCGGTCACCTCCCACTCCCCCGCCGCGGTCCGCGCGACGTCGGTGACGCGGTGGAGGAGGCGTACCTCGAGCAGGCCCGTCTCCTCGGCGGCCTTGAGGTAGGTGACGTCGAGGCTGTGCTTGCCGCCGTTGTTGGCGCCGAGCGCGCAGTCGCCGTTGGTGAACGACGGCGGCAGCTCGCCGCGCAGCTCCCGCAGCGCGAAGCTCCAATCGATCGGCATCGGGATCTTCTCGACGCTCTGGCCGGCGGCGAGGGCGCGCTCGCGGAAGGTGCGGGAGGCGCGGTACGGCGCGGAGGCGATCAGCTCGTCGGGCGCGGTGGCCAGGCGAAGCATGCGGGCGACCTCCGCGTAGTGCTCCGTCGCGAGCTCGTCGTAGTCCAGCCCCGCCGGGAACTCGTGCTCGAACACGGCACGGTCCGGCACGAGGCTCATCCCCTGGTAGGTGAGCGACCCGCCGCCGTACCCCACCCCGCTCATCACCGTCATCGTCGGGCTGGGGGTGGCGTTGAAGATGCCGGCGTACGGCGCGGGGCTGAGCGGCCGGCCGAACAGCTCGGGGGCCGAGCCGTAGAAGAGCGCCCGCTCGTCGAGCGTGGCGACGGTCGGGAAGGTGTTGCTGCCCGGGGCGACGGCCCAGCGGCGGCCCTGCTCGAGGAGGGTGACGGGTACGCCGGCCTGCGTCAACCGGAGCGCGGCGACCGCGCCGCCGAAGCCCGAGCCGATGATGACGACACGGCGGCGGTCGCGGCGGACGGGGACGGTGGCCCAGGCGGGGCGGGCGAGACCGGCGACGGCAGCCGCCGCGGTGGCGCCGCCGATGAGGGCGCGACGGGACAGAGCAGGCATGGAGGACCTCCCGAGAAGGGGCTCAGAGCACGCTTGTGCACCAGAAACCTGACAGGTGTCTCACTTGTCCGTCAAGGGTTCCCGGTCGATAAGGTCGCGTCATGAGTCGCCCGGAGGCCCAGCGCGCCGACGGACGACGGAGCCGCGAGGCGATCCTGAAAGCGGCCGAACGGCTGCTGCTGGCCGGCGAGGGGCTGAGCGTCAGCAGCCTCGCCCGGGAGGCGGGCCTGACCCGGGCGACGTTCTACCGCCACTTCCGCGGCACCGACGCCGTCCTCGACGCCCTCACCCGCTCCATCGCCGACACCGTGCTGCCGCAGCTGCTGGACGGCCTCGCCGAACTGCCCCTGTACGCCGCGCTCGACCGCCTCGCGCAGGAGGTCGTGGCGGTGGCGGAGGCGTATCGACACGTGCTCGCGAGTCAGCCGCATTCGATCGAGGACCTGGCGCGGTTGGTGGTGCCGGATGAGCCGATCGCTTCGTTCTTGGCTGAGCGGCGGGCGGCGGGGGAGCTCGATTCGTCGTTGACCGATGGGTGGTTGGCGCGGTGTGTGCGGGCGTTGTGCCTGGTGGCGATCGCCGATGGGCGGGCGGGGGAGGTCGTGGCTGTGGAGCTGGGTGGAGCGTTGCGGCGGTTGGTGGGGTGAGGGACGAACCTAACCCACGGGGCCTCTGTAGCTGACATGATCTGGCGATGGCCCCGACCAATCGGATGCGCGAACTTGCGATCCGTCATGCCGCGTTTGCCTGGCTCGATCAACAGCGGGCCGCCGGCAAGGAGACCTTCACGCAGGAGGACACCAGCGGGCTGCAGCTCGCTGGCGAGACCGTCCGCCTGATGCCGACGCAGCAGGGGATCTGGAAGCCGAGCAGTCTCGACGCTGCACTACGATGAGCGGTCGCGCGGTCGATCTCAGTCCTGAAAGCCCGCATCTGCCGAGCTTGGCGTCGAGCTTCAAGGACGGCCTTCTGCTTGCCTTCCGCCTCGGCTTGCGTGATCGAGTTGATCCGCAGCCTCCCCTCACTCGTCCATGACTTCATCAGGTTCTTGATCTCCTCCAGATTCTGGTAGATCTGGTGGAGATCGTCGCGCTCGATCAGGGAGTGCTTGTAGGGAAGTAGATCCAGTACGAGCGGAGGGTCCTCGTACTTCTTCGTCCATGCGACGTCCTCGTATGTAACGCAGGCGGTATATCCCAGCGGCGGGCCAGCAGTGGCATCCTTCGGGGAGAAGGACAGTCCCTCACCAAACGGGATCGACATGGTCCGGCCCGGCGCCAACATCGGAATTCCGCTCGCGTAGACGGCGAGTTCGTCGGGATCGGATGCGGGGATCCTGCAGTGGCTGATCGAAATGGATCCGCACGTTCATTGCCGGGCTGGCGCTGATGCTCCAGAGCGCGAACACAACCTCCCGGCCCTCGAACTCGAAGTCACTGAGCATATGGGACCGGTTCTGTTCTTTGCGAACCTTCTTCGCGTGCTGGACCTGCGCCCAGACCAATATGCCCGCGACGACCGCGACCAACAGCGCGCCCACCTGACCGAACGCGCCCCACTCCGCTGCGTGCCATGTCCGAGAATTCATTACGCGAACGTAACTGGCGGGTCCGACTCATTGGCCGATCACTCGTCGGTCGTCCCGCCGACTGCCGCAACCCCATCCTCAGCGTCGACGCCAACGCGGCCGAGGGCGATGCGGAAGCCATAGGCGCTCAACTGCCTGCCGTGCTGCATCAAGTTCAACTTGCTGAAGAACGGCAGCCACTCTCTTCCCGGACGATTCGAGTTCGCGACAACCGCATAGGTGACGCAGTAGCGAGACCGGTCCACTTCATCCGATCCCTTCGGCACAAGCTCGAGCCACTTCGCGCGCGCATCCACGTCGTCGAACTTGTCGATCGTCGTCCTGACCTCGTCGCGGAACGTGCCATCGCTGAAGAACGTGGCCGCGGAAACGCTGCCTTGGGCGAACAGGTGGCTCAAGGTTGCTGAGCGGGACTTGCGCTTGACGTGAATGAACTCTCCGTCCTGCGACAGCAGATCACAGAGTTCGATGCCGCTGGCAGCACCGCCGGGCCGCTTTATCTTGGCATCGAGACTGACCAACACTCCGCCCGATTCCTCGGCAACGCGCTTGTTGTAGACGCCCTCCTTCTCTCCGGCCTTTGACGGGGGCAGGGTGACGGTTGGCTCTGCAATCCGCTCGACGAAAAGATCGACATCCTCAACAAGTGATCCGCTCACTACAAACCACCTGCCCTCGATCAAGACGTAGAGCGCTTCCTCGACACGTTGTTCCGAGACGAGACACTTGTAGAGGCTCCACTTCGACTCGAATCTGTCGCTCCTCGCGTACCTGACTGAGACGCGCCGGTCCTTGATGCGTTCCAGGGTGAGCTCCGAACGCTCGTCACCGAGATCTGCCAGGTAGGCATGCAAGTCGAGGTCGTCGTACTCCTTCCTTCCGGCACCGGCGATCTTGAAGGCGTCGATGTCCTCCCAGTTGATGGGTTCCGGCACTGCCGTGTGAGTACTGACAGCACCCGCGCCGGAGAGTTCTTTGACCAACGCTTCGTCGAGCGATTCCAGGACTTTCGCGTCCTTGACGAGCATCAGCTGGTCAATCCATTCGAAGTCAGCCTTGTAGCCATCCTCCGCATACGCGATCAGCAGTTCCTCGCAAAGCGCCCCAAGGTCAGCGGCCTCGGTCTCGAGATTCAGTACCAGGCCGTCGGATCCCGACACCCGTTTGGCGAACGACTTGTCACGGGGCTCACCAGTGGCCGCGCGCAGGATGTCTCGACTCACGTCGACTCCGAAGGCAGGGAGTTCAGCGTTCTTGCTCACCTGCGTGGTCGTGGTGACGACCAGGTCCTCGAAGGCCTTGGTGTCCAGGCTTCGCAACTGTGTTGGATCAACTCGGTTGAGCGCGACCTTCAGGCCGAATCGGTGCTCAATCCGAGAAAGGTCTAGGAGGGACCGCCCAAAGCCGAAGGTGAATGCGAAGATCCGCCCTTCAACGCGGATGAGCAGCAGACCCGACGCG
This Nocardioides alkalitolerans DNA region includes the following protein-coding sequences:
- a CDS encoding ABC transporter substrate-binding protein, which produces MPAPSHSLARRARAAVLTMIAVAGLAGCGGDPADARQDSAATRTVTDYFGEVEVPAEPRRVVAADPISLSLMLSLGVEPVAASFNPLSLPAHLSGDDTEIENIAGEEGGFDPSLEGILAQEPDLVIVAAGYDGEGDDAWNKETYDRIAATGIPTFGYAYNDGVSLEDVDHGLSAVATALNEEATAATVMGELTDRMEELRERVAAAGLADDPVSAVRLSADGQYSVRVGTGESIAFRALGMTQPEGQQDPSAFRIDLSEENLGELASADALFVYTDEGAEAERDAISSSPLWPTLPAVRDDRVHWVLASVWNASDPIGLGMILDDIEMLFIEPAER
- a CDS encoding siderophore-interacting protein gives rise to the protein MPTTTSTTGYLTARVLEAARLSPSFIRVVLADTGDGRPATSGVPDEIVHLYFPAAGESAPPPMTEVDGVLAHHDPDDARVARNYTVRRWEQGRITINFVDHGTGTAVEWARSARPGMQLGVWGTRAWYQPPADTRWMLLVADLTGVPAMLRILEQLPLGVEARAIAEVAHPADRLPTEGPHQVDWRIAGNGRAPSVLPTAAAEWDAPDGPGYVWFAGEASAGRAIRKQVRGLIPSSRQAIVGYWRDDKEAWLDRYQLVSDDLIARYDELSGEGLSDAEAELRWDEILEQAGL
- a CDS encoding GMC oxidoreductase — protein: MPALSRRALIGGATAAAAVAGLARPAWATVPVRRDRRRVVIIGSGFGGAVAALRLTQAGVPVTLLEQGRRWAVAPGSNTFPTVATLDERALFYGSAPELFGRPLSPAPYAGIFNATPSPTMTVMSGVGYGGGSLTYQGMSLVPDRAVFEHEFPAGLDYDELATEHYAEVARMLRLATAPDELIASAPYRASRTFRERALAAGQSVEKIPMPIDWSFALRELRGELPPSFTNGDCALGANNGGKHSLDVTYLKAAEETGLLEVRLLHRVTDVARTAAGEWEVTAARTDLRGTRQETVVLTAPTLVMGAGSVGTTKMLVRAAATGAIPDLPDAVGRGWGTNADRIYVWSDPLRGFGTPQGGPVVFGSKDWSDPARATTIIQASIPPIGIAGLDLDPRSTMMVGYGVSAARGHFAYDGLTDSANLRWLPEGDHAVQYGAIAPRAHQIAGLGSVLVDTNALVPSTWHPLGGVNMGEACDLEGRVLGQKGLYVLDGALLPGTAAACNPSMTIAAVAERAMKRIVRDDVGVVI
- a CDS encoding helix-turn-helix domain containing protein, which translates into the protein MSRPEAQRADGRRSREAILKAAERLLLAGEGLSVSSLAREAGLTRATFYRHFRGTDAVLDALTRSIADTVLPQLLDGLAELPLYAALDRLAQEVVAVAEAYRHVLASQPHSIEDLARLVVPDEPIASFLAERRAAGELDSSLTDGWLARCVRALCLVAIADGRAGEVVAVELGGALRRLVG
- a CDS encoding TIGR04141 family sporadically distributed protein, which translates into the protein MTVYLMQAGVQEFSEARSDEKHAEEFELAAEHGIDGRFYRAPSVPRTPPWVGFIEPIVTGSLGDVRSSSASGLLLIRVEGRIFAFTFGFGRSLLDLSRIEHRFGLKVALNRVDPTQLRSLDTKAFEDLVVTTTTQVSKNAELPAFGVDVSRDILRAATGEPRDKSFAKRVSGSDGLVLNLETEAADLGALCEELLIAYAEDGYKADFEWIDQLMLVKDAKVLESLDEALVKELSGAGAVSTHTAVPEPINWEDIDAFKIAGAGRKEYDDLDLHAYLADLGDERSELTLERIKDRRVSVRYARSDRFESKWSLYKCLVSEQRVEEALYVLIEGRWFVVSGSLVEDVDLFVERIAEPTVTLPPSKAGEKEGVYNKRVAEESGGVLVSLDAKIKRPGGAASGIELCDLLSQDGEFIHVKRKSRSATLSHLFAQGSVSAATFFSDGTFRDEVRTTIDKFDDVDARAKWLELVPKGSDEVDRSRYCVTYAVVANSNRPGREWLPFFSKLNLMQHGRQLSAYGFRIALGRVGVDAEDGVAAVGGTTDE